The sequence below is a genomic window from Methanobrevibacter sp..
TTCTTCCTACAGATTCATGAATCAACGCCATAGGCAACTTCTGTTCAATGACCTCAGGTGCCCTTTTTCCATAATAATACCTTTGGTCTGCCTTGCAGATGGAAAGATATGTAGGCCTTACTATGACTCCCTTTTCCAGATTCAAATCCGTATAGACCTCTTCCAATAGCTTCGGAGCCACCAATCTATATACAATGTTTATCACAATTTACCCCCACTAATAACACATATGCCTTAAACCTAAACTCAATTACAAAATTCTTTTCTTATTCAACCTAATACCATTTTAAAGAAAATAATTAATCACTCATGCTGAATTAAATAAATACTATCTTTTAATAAAACAATCAATCAGTCAGTGCTGAAATCATATAGATTAACTGTCTGTTCACCTGATTCGGCATCAGAGACATTCAATTTGGCATCCTTGATGATGCTGTTAGCCACCTTCAGGTCATAAGGATAGGTGATCTTTATATTGAAGACCTCTCCCTTGACAATGGCCACCTCTTCGCCATTCAATATCAATATCTTTGCAGCATCAGTCAAATACTTCTTATCTTCATCTGACAGCTTTTCATAACATTCCTTAAGCTTTAGAATCCTGAATGTCTGAGGGGTCTGGCCCTGATACATGCAATTCCTGTTTGGAATGTTGGAAATGATTCCATTGTCTTCAGATACGACAATGGTGTCTGTCGCTGGAATTACAGTGTCGCATGCCCCAACTTCCAATGTCTTTTCAATGTTCTCCATGATAATCCTATGTGTGAGGAAAGGGCGTACGGAATCATGGGTTATGATTATGTCGTCCTCATCTATTTCATAGTTCTCTTCAATATAATGGATTGCATTCATGATTGTGTCATTACGAAGCTCTCCACCTTCAATCACAACAATGTTGGTGGAATTCGGGAAATACTGATTGATCAAGTCCTTTGTATGGTTCAGCCAATACTTATGGCATAAGACAATTATCTGGTCAATCTTGCTGTTCAAGGAAAACTTTTCAACAGTCTGAATGATTATTGGCTTATCCCCCAATTTCAAGAACTGCTTAGGCTTGTCAACCTCACCCATTCTGTTTCCGGCACCACCAGCCAGAATAGCTGCAAAAATCATCTTTCTTCTCCTAAATGTCATGATTTATAGCCTTCATAAATTTGTTTTTAAAACAAGAAAAACTAGGTTTCTTTCCAAAATTACCCTATAACAAATTTAATTAAACTATCAACTAAAATCAACTAAATTATTATATAATAATCTTATTTTATTATTATAAAAATTTAACTATGTTAAAAAGATTGATAGAAAAAAGTAAATTGTTTAAAAACAATAATAATTAAATTTAATAAAGAATAAACTATAATTAGACAAGATTAATAAGTGATAAATATGGATGTGAAGAACAATATCATACTTGCAATGGACTTAATGGACTTGAAGGAAGCGGAAAGGGTATGCGAATCAATAAATGAATACATTGACACAATCAAGATAGGTTATCCATTGACCCTTGCAGAAGGATTGTCAGCCATAGGATTCTTCAAGGACAACTTCAATTATAAGGTCATTTGCGATTATAAGGTGGCAGACATTCCTGCAACCAATGAAAAAATAGCTGACCAGACCTTTGATGCCGGTGCAGATGCAATCATCTGCCATGGATTCGTAGGTCCTGACAGTGTGGAAGCCTGCATGGAATCTGCAGAGAACCATGGAACCGATGTGTTCCTCCTTACTGAAATGTCCCACCCTGGAGCGGTCAAGTTCCTGCAGAAGGATGCAGATGAGATTGCAAGAATGGGGGTCAAGATGGGAATCGACAACTATGTGGCACCATCCACTAGACTCGACAGACTGTCTGAAATAAGGGATATCGTTGGAAAAGGGGCATTCATCATATCTCCAGGAGTCGGAACCCAAGGGGGAGACCCTAAGGAAACATTGAAGTATTCTAATGCATTGATCATTGGAAGGTCAATCTACAATGCGGAAAACCCTAAAAGGGCAACTGAAGATATTATTGATTCCATTAAATAAAAAAAAAAAAAAGAAAATAATTTTATTAAGGTGTAAAATTGTTTAATATTGTTCTGGCACTTTCATATTTCCTCTCCGGCTTTTTCATGAAGCTTTCAGATGATTTCTATGATGAAAAGTCCAATGTGAGAAAAGCCATTTTTCTTGGAATAGTCTGCGGTCTCTTTACAGCATTGGCATGCTCAATCGACTTGGATGCGACCTGCATCTTCATAGCCATTCTAATCGGAAACATATTTGCCTTAAAGGTAGATGGAATTCATCATATCGCCACCATGGCCTCATTTATCATAGCATTCATATTGCTTGGATTACCGAATTTCACATTACTATCCGTTATCACAATAATCATCTGCATGGTCGGAGCCATGATTGATGAGCTTGGAAATGACAATGAGAAGATCTATGAAAAAGGCAAGTTCCTTGAGACTTTCTTTGAATATAGATGTGCATTGAAAGTAGTGATTCTGCTCCTTGTTTTATTCGGCTTATTGAATATCTGGAGCTTTATCTATTTCATATGCTTTGAGTTTGCCTATGAAATAGCCAGATTCTTGTTTGAAAAATATATTTTATGAAAATAGATTAAAATTAATGAAAAATAAAAAAAGAAAGATTAAGTTTTCACCATAAGCTTAATCTTTAATTCTATTAAGCGCATCAGCAACTATCAATGGGAAAATGATAGTCACATCACCAATCACAGTCACCAAATCGGAACCATGCTTTGCCTTGGACCATGACTTGGCTTCCTCCAATGGAGCGCCGCTTAAGCTTCCTGTCTCAGGTCTGTCCATGGTTATCTGAAGACCTGCATCTATTCCCCCCTTCAAAAGGTTTGAAGCAAGTGTATAATGCTTTGGAAGACCTCCGCCCAACATGACGGCACCTATCTTTTCAGACTCGAATACAAGGTCAGACAAGTAATGCATGTCTCCAACCGCATCCACTACAAGCTTGTGGTCCTGTGTGAACATCCATAACTGAAGGCCGAACATGCTGTC
It includes:
- a CDS encoding 2-C-methyl-D-erythritol 4-phosphate cytidylyltransferase, yielding MIFAAILAGGAGNRMGEVDKPKQFLKLGDKPIIIQTVEKFSLNSKIDQIIVLCHKYWLNHTKDLINQYFPNSTNIVVIEGGELRNDTIMNAIHYIEENYEIDEDDIIITHDSVRPFLTHRIIMENIEKTLEVGACDTVIPATDTIVVSEDNGIISNIPNRNCMYQGQTPQTFRILKLKECYEKLSDEDKKYLTDAAKILILNGEEVAIVKGEVFNIKITYPYDLKVANSIIKDAKLNVSDAESGEQTVNLYDFSTD
- the pyrF gene encoding orotidine-5'-phosphate decarboxylase, whose protein sequence is MDVKNNIILAMDLMDLKEAERVCESINEYIDTIKIGYPLTLAEGLSAIGFFKDNFNYKVICDYKVADIPATNEKIADQTFDAGADAIICHGFVGPDSVEACMESAENHGTDVFLLTEMSHPGAVKFLQKDADEIARMGVKMGIDNYVAPSTRLDRLSEIRDIVGKGAFIISPGVGTQGGDPKETLKYSNALIIGRSIYNAENPKRATEDIIDSIK